The proteins below come from a single Macaca fascicularis isolate 582-1 chromosome 9, T2T-MFA8v1.1 genomic window:
- the SLC35G1 gene encoding solute carrier family 35 member G1 isoform X2 codes for MRPQDSAGAVELEEPGLPLTDDAPPGASEEPAAAEAAGAPDSGRCWLCLSSPCCSRTEPAKKKAPCPGLGLFYTLLSAFCFSVSSLLVKKVQDVHAVEISAFRCVLQMLIVLPCLIYRKTGFIGPKSHRIFLILRGVLGSTSMMLIYYAFQTMALADATVITFSSPVFTSIFAWICLKEKYSPWDALFTMFTIAGVILIVRPPFLFGSLGIEESYSVHLKGTFAAIGHAVFAASTLVILRKMGKSVDYFLTIWYYVVLGLVETVIILFILGEWSLPYCGLDRLFLIFIALFGLGAQIFITKALQIEKAGPVAIMRTMDVVFAFIFQIIFFNNVPTWWTVGGAVCVVASNVGAAVRKWYQSSK; via the exons ATGCGGCCTCAGGACAGCGCCGGGGCCGTGGAGCTCGAGGAGCCCGGGCTGCCGCTGACGGACGATGCACCCCCGGGCGCCAGTGAGGAGCCGGCGGCCGCCGAGGCAGCGGGGGCGCCAGACAGCGGCAGGTGCTGGCTCTGCCTTTCCTCGCCGTGTTGCTCCCGCACCGAGCCGG CCAAGAAGAAAGCACCCTGTCCTGGACTTGGCTTGTTTTACACATTATTGTCTGCCTTCTGTTTCTCAGTGAGCTCTTTATTGGTTAAAAAAGTGCAAGACGTCCATGCTGTAGAGATTAGTGCATTTCGATGTGTGCTGCAAATGCTAATTGTTCTCCCTTGCTTAATATACAGAAA AACTGGGTTTATAGGCCCAAAAAGTCATCGAATTTTCCTCATTCTCAGAGGAGTCCTTGGTTCTACCTCCATGATGCTTATATACTATGCTTTCCAGACAATGGCCCTCGCTGATGCCACAGTTATCACGTTTAGCAGTCCAGTGTTTACGTCCATATTTGCTTGGATATGTCTCAAGGAAAAATATAGCCCTTGGGATGCTCTTTTCACCATGTTCACAATCGCTGGAGTGATCCTTATCGTGAGACCAccatttttgtttggttctttgGGGATCGAAGAAAGCTATTCAGTCCACCTTAAGGGAACATTCGCAGCAATTGGACACGCCGTGTTTGCTGCATCGACTCTAGTTATCctaagaaaaatgggaaaatctgTGGACTACTTTCTGACCATTTGGTATTATGTAGTACTTGGCCTCGTTGAAACTGTCATCATCCTCTTTATATTAGGAGAGTGGAGTCTGCCTTACTGTGGGTTGGACAGGCTATTTCTCATATTCATTGCGCTCTTTGGTTTGGGGGCTCAGATATTTATCACAAAAGCACTTCAAATAGAAAAAGCAGGGCCAGTAGCAATAATGAGGACAATGGATGTGGTCTTTGCTTTTATctttcagattattttctttaataatgtgcCAACATGGTGGACAGTGGGTGGTGCTGTCTGCGTAGTAGCCAGTAATGTTGGAGCGGCCGTTCGTAAATGGTACCAAAGTTCCAAATGA
- the SLC35G1 gene encoding solute carrier family 35 member G1 isoform X1, with product MRPQDSAGAVELEEPGLPLTDDAPPGASEEPAAAEAAGAPDSGRCWLCLSSPCCSRTEPEAKKKAPCPGLGLFYTLLSAFCFSVSSLLVKKVQDVHAVEISAFRCVLQMLIVLPCLIYRKTGFIGPKSHRIFLILRGVLGSTSMMLIYYAFQTMALADATVITFSSPVFTSIFAWICLKEKYSPWDALFTMFTIAGVILIVRPPFLFGSLGIEESYSVHLKGTFAAIGHAVFAASTLVILRKMGKSVDYFLTIWYYVVLGLVETVIILFILGEWSLPYCGLDRLFLIFIALFGLGAQIFITKALQIEKAGPVAIMRTMDVVFAFIFQIIFFNNVPTWWTVGGAVCVVASNVGAAVRKWYQSSK from the exons ATGCGGCCTCAGGACAGCGCCGGGGCCGTGGAGCTCGAGGAGCCCGGGCTGCCGCTGACGGACGATGCACCCCCGGGCGCCAGTGAGGAGCCGGCGGCCGCCGAGGCAGCGGGGGCGCCAGACAGCGGCAGGTGCTGGCTCTGCCTTTCCTCGCCGTGTTGCTCCCGCACCGAGCCGG AAGCCAAGAAGAAAGCACCCTGTCCTGGACTTGGCTTGTTTTACACATTATTGTCTGCCTTCTGTTTCTCAGTGAGCTCTTTATTGGTTAAAAAAGTGCAAGACGTCCATGCTGTAGAGATTAGTGCATTTCGATGTGTGCTGCAAATGCTAATTGTTCTCCCTTGCTTAATATACAGAAA AACTGGGTTTATAGGCCCAAAAAGTCATCGAATTTTCCTCATTCTCAGAGGAGTCCTTGGTTCTACCTCCATGATGCTTATATACTATGCTTTCCAGACAATGGCCCTCGCTGATGCCACAGTTATCACGTTTAGCAGTCCAGTGTTTACGTCCATATTTGCTTGGATATGTCTCAAGGAAAAATATAGCCCTTGGGATGCTCTTTTCACCATGTTCACAATCGCTGGAGTGATCCTTATCGTGAGACCAccatttttgtttggttctttgGGGATCGAAGAAAGCTATTCAGTCCACCTTAAGGGAACATTCGCAGCAATTGGACACGCCGTGTTTGCTGCATCGACTCTAGTTATCctaagaaaaatgggaaaatctgTGGACTACTTTCTGACCATTTGGTATTATGTAGTACTTGGCCTCGTTGAAACTGTCATCATCCTCTTTATATTAGGAGAGTGGAGTCTGCCTTACTGTGGGTTGGACAGGCTATTTCTCATATTCATTGCGCTCTTTGGTTTGGGGGCTCAGATATTTATCACAAAAGCACTTCAAATAGAAAAAGCAGGGCCAGTAGCAATAATGAGGACAATGGATGTGGTCTTTGCTTTTATctttcagattattttctttaataatgtgcCAACATGGTGGACAGTGGGTGGTGCTGTCTGCGTAGTAGCCAGTAATGTTGGAGCGGCCGTTCGTAAATGGTACCAAAGTTCCAAATGA